The following proteins are encoded in a genomic region of Planococcus lenghuensis:
- the lhaT gene encoding lipoprotein heptaprenylglyceryl N-acetyltransferase LhaT — MLQTIGDLSKWLMYKPFLFVLFLVNLFGTIYGYIWYGGQLAITEPKFLIFVPDSPTASLFFTIVLAFWLVDRHAPLIEALAVVTLIKYGLWAVVMNLLTLLEVGSIGWMGWMLVISHFAMAVQAVLYLPFYRFGMLAAGIAGVWTLHNDIVDYVFGQMPIYRVLADYADSIGYFTFWLSIACICFAIFTVRFNRSQAEFIDHS, encoded by the coding sequence ATGCTCCAGACAATCGGTGATCTTTCGAAGTGGCTGATGTATAAGCCTTTTTTGTTCGTGCTGTTTCTCGTGAATTTATTCGGAACGATTTATGGTTATATCTGGTATGGCGGACAGCTTGCCATCACAGAACCCAAATTCCTGATTTTCGTACCGGACAGTCCTACTGCAAGTCTGTTTTTTACAATTGTCCTTGCATTCTGGCTGGTTGACCGGCATGCTCCACTGATCGAGGCGCTGGCCGTTGTGACACTGATCAAATACGGGCTGTGGGCGGTTGTCATGAATTTACTGACCCTACTCGAAGTCGGTTCCATCGGCTGGATGGGCTGGATGCTGGTAATCTCCCATTTTGCGATGGCGGTTCAGGCGGTGCTGTATTTGCCATTTTATCGCTTTGGCATGTTAGCCGCCGGCATTGCTGGGGTATGGACATTACATAACGACATCGTTGACTACGTTTTCGGTCAGATGCCGATTTACCGGGTGCTGGCGGATTATGCAGACAGCATCGGCTATTTTACATTTTGGCTATCAATCGCCTGCATCTGCTTTGCCATTTTTACAGTCCGGTTTAATCGCAGCCAAGCTGAGTTTATTGACCATTCCTGA
- a CDS encoding menaquinol-cytochrome c reductase cytochrome b/c subunit: MHRGKGMKFVGDSRVPAVRKPNIPKDYSEYPGKTEAFYPNFLLKEWMIGAVFLIGYLLLAAAHPSPLESMADPTDTGYIPLPDWYFLFLYQLLKYEFASGPYNIVGAIIMPGLAFTALLLAPFLDPGPERRPFKRPLPTAFMLLTLAAMVFLTWESVVNHDWEAAEAQGQIVEEVEIDTESEGYQIYANATCINCHGENLEGAVGPALVNTERTAEEIADIAVNGITKNDVVAMPPSWTGSEEELAVLAEFIATLGDEE; the protein is encoded by the coding sequence ATGCATCGCGGAAAAGGGATGAAATTCGTCGGGGATTCCCGTGTGCCTGCAGTTCGCAAGCCGAATATACCTAAAGACTATTCCGAATACCCGGGCAAAACGGAAGCCTTCTATCCGAACTTTCTGCTGAAAGAATGGATGATCGGTGCTGTTTTCCTGATCGGCTACCTGCTTTTAGCAGCCGCACATCCATCACCGCTCGAGTCAATGGCGGATCCGACAGATACAGGGTACATACCGCTGCCGGACTGGTATTTTCTATTCCTTTATCAGTTACTGAAGTATGAATTTGCTTCCGGCCCTTATAACATCGTCGGTGCGATTATCATGCCGGGTCTCGCCTTTACGGCACTTCTGCTGGCTCCGTTTTTGGATCCGGGTCCGGAACGCCGGCCATTCAAACGGCCGCTTCCGACAGCGTTCATGCTGCTGACACTGGCGGCTATGGTCTTCCTGACATGGGAATCAGTCGTTAACCATGACTGGGAAGCTGCAGAAGCACAGGGGCAGATTGTCGAGGAGGTCGAAATTGATACAGAGTCTGAAGGCTATCAGATTTATGCCAACGCAACGTGTATCAATTGTCACGGTGAAAACTTGGAAGGTGCAGTTGGTCCCGCACTCGTAAATACGGAAAGAACGGCTGAAGAAATTGCCGATATCGCCGTAAACGGAATCACGAAAAATGACGTAGTGGCAATGCCGCCGTCGTGGACCGGTTCTGAAGAAGAGCTGGCTGTACTGGCTGAATTCATCGCAACACTCGGAGACGAAGAATAA
- the qcrB gene encoding menaquinol-cytochrome c reductase cytochrome b subunit gives MLNKLYDWVDERLDITPIWRDIADHEVPEHVNPAHHFSAFVYCFGGLTFFITVVQILSGMFLTMYYVPDVENAWQSVFYLQNEVAFGEIVRGMHHWGSSLVIVMIFLHALRVFFTGSYKKPRELNWMIGVLLFGVILGLGFTGYLLPWDMKALFATKVGIEIAASVPIIGDQIKILLAGDQTILGAQTLTRFFAIHVFFLPAALLGLMGAHFVLIRKQGISGPL, from the coding sequence GTGTTAAATAAGCTTTATGACTGGGTAGATGAGCGGCTAGATATCACTCCGATCTGGCGTGATATCGCTGACCACGAAGTGCCTGAGCATGTAAACCCCGCACACCACTTTTCGGCATTCGTCTATTGTTTCGGGGGACTGACCTTCTTCATTACAGTTGTTCAGATCCTGTCGGGAATGTTCCTGACAATGTATTATGTACCGGACGTCGAGAATGCCTGGCAGTCGGTTTTTTATCTCCAGAATGAAGTGGCATTCGGAGAAATCGTGCGCGGGATGCACCATTGGGGTTCTTCCTTGGTTATCGTAATGATCTTCCTACATGCGCTGCGTGTGTTTTTCACAGGCTCGTATAAAAAGCCTCGTGAGCTGAACTGGATGATCGGGGTTCTGCTGTTTGGCGTTATCCTGGGTCTCGGGTTCACAGGTTATCTGTTGCCATGGGATATGAAAGCATTGTTCGCAACGAAAGTTGGTATTGAAATTGCCGCGTCAGTCCCTATTATCGGCGATCAGATCAAAATCCTCCTTGCAGGCGACCAGACCATTCTTGGAGCGCAGACGCTCACCCGATTCTTTGCAATTCACGTGTTCTTCCTGCCGGCAGCATTGCTCGGACTCATGGGAGCACATTTTGTCCTGATCAGAAAGCAAGGGATCTCTGGTCCGTTGTAA
- a CDS encoding ubiquinol-cytochrome c reductase iron-sulfur subunit, translating into MSNNRVSRRQFLSYTIMGVGGFMASSMLMPMVRFAVDPVLQVSADGDYVVTDQLASELSEVPIRVSFTYTQEDAWYTSEVTNDAWVYLEGEEIVALSPVCKHLGCTVTWEGSADFPEQFFCPCHAGRYYKNGENVAGTPPLGPLDQFLVEVRDGYVALGPLRPNFLVS; encoded by the coding sequence ATGAGCAATAATCGTGTATCCCGTCGGCAATTCCTAAGCTATACCATCATGGGTGTAGGAGGATTTATGGCGTCCAGCATGCTGATGCCTATGGTCCGCTTCGCAGTGGATCCAGTTCTGCAGGTGAGTGCTGATGGTGATTATGTCGTGACCGACCAGCTGGCTTCCGAACTTTCAGAAGTGCCAATCCGTGTTTCATTCACTTATACACAGGAAGACGCTTGGTATACATCCGAAGTTACGAATGATGCATGGGTGTATTTGGAGGGCGAGGAAATCGTCGCTTTATCACCGGTTTGTAAACACCTTGGCTGTACTGTTACATGGGAAGGCAGTGCTGATTTCCCGGAACAGTTCTTTTGTCCGTGCCACGCAGGCCGCTATTACAAAAATGGGGAAAACGTCGCAGGTACACCGCCTCTTGGACCGCTGGATCAGTTCCTGGTTGAAGTGCGGGACGGTTACGTGGCGCTTGGGCCACTGAGACCGAATTTCTTAGTTTCTTAA
- a CDS encoding DUF2487 family protein has product MFFAGREISQYMEQKEYVDTAVIPLVELDLSAAGMRQSAGAAEYMIALTSLLERQFKGRLLLLPPVSYAKNADRVHLAGELQGEMQQSEFKHIFYMTTDAKWRTVENFGQLLWLPAVPTEHMDPKFRHSVMEDQLRQVLPLFLNEWSASS; this is encoded by the coding sequence ATGTTTTTTGCAGGAAGAGAAATCAGTCAGTACATGGAACAAAAAGAGTACGTCGATACAGCGGTGATACCGCTCGTGGAGCTGGATCTCAGTGCAGCCGGCATGCGGCAAAGCGCAGGTGCAGCAGAGTATATGATTGCGCTCACATCGTTGCTTGAACGGCAATTTAAAGGGCGGCTGCTGCTGCTGCCGCCCGTTTCGTATGCTAAAAATGCGGACCGGGTCCATCTGGCGGGTGAGTTGCAGGGAGAAATGCAGCAGTCGGAGTTCAAGCATATCTTCTATATGACTACAGATGCAAAGTGGCGGACGGTCGAGAACTTTGGACAGCTTCTGTGGCTACCGGCGGTGCCGACTGAACATATGGATCCCAAGTTCCGCCATTCGGTGATGGAAGATCAGCTCCGGCAAGTGCTGCCGCTGTTTTTGAACGAGTGGTCCGCATCTTCATGA
- a CDS encoding ReoY family proteolytic degradation factor: MTASISIDEKKQFVRWFLENHRMKRRECIWILNYLLGHNHLLDKTHFVEDAHYCPRAMVISTTESKDVPFRFYRGHLMTADAEKTFHDLRLHPDEELYVQLNFRNLPRSPEYVAVLEENPFIPEDEAITETDRLAAEELLSDSMQTIQEEALLKQIDEALDAEDRDAFFQLSELLQKVKDSRRPKGE; the protein is encoded by the coding sequence GTGACAGCTTCAATTTCGATAGATGAAAAAAAACAGTTCGTCCGCTGGTTCCTTGAAAATCACCGGATGAAGCGGCGGGAATGTATTTGGATTCTGAATTATTTGCTGGGCCATAATCACTTGTTAGACAAGACCCATTTCGTGGAAGATGCCCATTACTGTCCCCGCGCGATGGTCATTTCGACAACAGAGTCAAAAGATGTCCCTTTCAGGTTTTACAGAGGACATTTGATGACCGCAGATGCTGAGAAAACCTTCCATGATTTGCGGCTCCATCCCGATGAAGAGCTGTATGTGCAACTGAATTTCAGAAATCTTCCCCGGTCACCGGAATACGTGGCCGTGCTGGAAGAAAATCCGTTCATCCCCGAAGATGAAGCGATCACTGAAACTGATCGGCTGGCTGCTGAAGAGCTGTTGAGCGACAGCATGCAGACGATCCAGGAAGAAGCGCTGCTGAAACAGATTGATGAAGCGCTTGATGCGGAAGATCGGGATGCGTTTTTTCAGCTGTCCGAGCTGTTGCAGAAAGTGAAGGATTCCAGACGGCCGAAAGGGGAATAG
- a CDS encoding tetratricopeptide repeat protein, with product MAVFDKIQQAVEQGDPRRVNKLIDQALLESDPDSQYTLAEWLADIGYVEEAVKVLEHLQFLFPEESQLAIDRAGLLIEIDREDDALEVLTSIPEGDEQYPQALVVLADLFQTQGLLEAAERRLDEAIRLLPDEPLLLQAKAEVLLESGRYLESARLYTDLLAAEIEIPGVNLSERLAEVYSAGAAYEEALPYYEQALKEQSSPDTLFGAAYSAFQSAQYETAIRYAEELTAMDPDYFSAYLLRAESLNMMGDYSASYEAATEGISRDEYNKELYLFAGKLALKLGRETEGEAHLRQAIALDPEYMDAIQTLIALLHAQERSEDVLELAEAAVSNETDWAALYPAIAAAYEATEQYGKAADYYGRAYPAFREDAEFLSNYARFLLEEGRQEQARQVIDELLVLEPGHPDWADWHQSAE from the coding sequence ATGGCTGTATTTGATAAGATCCAACAGGCGGTGGAACAGGGTGACCCCCGCCGTGTGAATAAATTAATCGATCAGGCTTTATTGGAAAGCGATCCGGACAGTCAGTATACCCTTGCTGAATGGCTGGCCGACATCGGCTATGTAGAAGAAGCGGTAAAAGTGCTTGAACATCTGCAATTCCTTTTCCCGGAGGAATCACAGCTGGCAATTGATCGTGCAGGTCTGCTGATTGAAATCGACCGGGAAGATGATGCACTTGAAGTGCTGACGTCAATTCCGGAGGGAGACGAGCAGTATCCGCAGGCCCTGGTTGTGCTGGCTGATCTTTTCCAGACGCAAGGGTTGCTTGAAGCGGCTGAAAGACGGCTGGATGAAGCAATCCGGCTGCTTCCGGATGAACCGCTGCTGCTCCAGGCGAAAGCTGAAGTGCTGCTGGAGTCCGGCCGCTACCTGGAGTCTGCCCGGCTCTATACCGATCTGCTTGCAGCGGAGATAGAAATACCAGGCGTGAATTTATCAGAACGGCTCGCTGAAGTGTACAGTGCCGGGGCGGCGTATGAAGAAGCACTGCCTTATTATGAACAGGCGCTTAAAGAGCAGTCCTCACCGGATACGCTATTCGGTGCAGCATACTCCGCATTTCAGTCTGCCCAGTATGAGACAGCGATACGCTACGCCGAGGAATTGACGGCGATGGATCCCGATTATTTTTCCGCTTACCTGCTGCGCGCTGAGAGCTTGAATATGATGGGCGATTACAGCGCTTCCTATGAAGCGGCCACAGAAGGCATCAGCCGGGATGAGTACAACAAGGAACTTTATTTATTCGCCGGCAAACTTGCACTGAAACTTGGCAGGGAGACAGAAGGTGAAGCGCATCTCCGGCAGGCGATTGCACTTGATCCTGAATATATGGATGCCATTCAGACGCTCATCGCATTATTGCATGCGCAGGAAAGAAGCGAAGATGTACTGGAATTGGCGGAAGCCGCCGTCTCCAATGAAACGGATTGGGCGGCACTGTATCCGGCGATTGCCGCGGCTTACGAAGCAACAGAGCAATACGGGAAAGCTGCCGACTATTACGGACGGGCTTATCCCGCTTTCCGGGAAGATGCTGAATTCCTCAGCAATTATGCCCGCTTTCTGCTGGAAGAAGGCAGACAGGAGCAGGCTCGGCAAGTCATTGATGAATTACTGGTCCTTGAACCCGGTCATCCGGACTGGGCCGATTGGCATCAATCGGCGGAGTGA
- the aroA gene encoding 3-phosphoshikimate 1-carboxyvinyltransferase, whose protein sequence is MALNDKAPLTGTVQVPGDKSISHRAIMFGAMAEGTTTVEGFLPGDDCLSTISCFRQLGVSVEQNGTDVTVTSPGMHGWTEPADILDTGNSGTTTRLMLGILAGTDFHSVLNGDASIAKRPMGRVIDPLRQMGADIRGRSGGTMTPLAVTGSSLQAIDYDMPVASAQVKSAILLAAIWAEGTTAIREKLPSRNHTEILLPQFGVPVDQQDGVIRLTGGLKMTPAHVSVPGDISSAAFFIAAALMVPDSEIRLTNVGVNPTRTGILEAVRQMGGEIETEDATEGAELAATLTVRASKLKSTEISGALIPRLIDELPIIALLATQAEGTTVIRDAEELRVKETDRIQSVVTGLKKLGADAEATSDGMIIKGPVRLRGAQVDSFGDHRLGMTWAVASLIADGDVDIINKECISVSYPTFFEHLHTLQNRLSE, encoded by the coding sequence ATGGCATTGAATGATAAAGCGCCGTTAACCGGTACTGTACAAGTACCAGGAGATAAATCGATTTCGCACCGAGCCATCATGTTCGGAGCAATGGCGGAAGGCACAACCACAGTGGAAGGGTTTCTGCCGGGGGATGACTGTCTGAGCACAATCAGCTGCTTCCGGCAGCTTGGTGTGTCGGTCGAGCAGAATGGAACGGATGTGACGGTAACGAGTCCCGGCATGCATGGCTGGACAGAACCGGCGGATATTCTGGATACGGGCAATTCCGGTACAACAACGCGTCTGATGCTCGGCATTCTGGCGGGAACCGATTTCCATTCAGTATTAAACGGAGATGCTTCCATCGCCAAGCGGCCGATGGGGCGGGTGATTGATCCGCTCCGGCAGATGGGCGCAGATATCAGAGGGCGAAGCGGCGGCACGATGACGCCGCTGGCTGTGACCGGCAGCTCCCTGCAAGCAATCGATTATGACATGCCGGTTGCGAGCGCACAGGTGAAATCAGCAATTCTCCTTGCAGCAATATGGGCGGAAGGAACAACAGCCATTCGCGAAAAGCTGCCGAGCCGCAACCATACGGAAATTCTGCTTCCGCAGTTCGGCGTTCCTGTAGACCAGCAGGATGGTGTAATCCGGCTGACAGGCGGTCTGAAAATGACGCCGGCGCACGTCAGCGTGCCCGGTGATATTTCTTCTGCCGCATTTTTCATTGCAGCAGCATTGATGGTTCCGGACAGCGAAATCCGACTGACAAATGTCGGTGTGAATCCGACGCGCACCGGCATACTGGAGGCCGTCCGGCAGATGGGCGGCGAGATTGAGACCGAAGATGCCACAGAAGGGGCAGAGCTGGCAGCAACCCTGACCGTGCGCGCATCCAAGCTGAAAAGCACGGAAATCAGCGGGGCGCTCATTCCGCGGCTCATCGATGAACTGCCGATTATTGCGCTGCTGGCGACGCAGGCGGAAGGGACGACTGTCATCCGGGACGCTGAAGAGCTTCGCGTCAAAGAGACCGACCGCATTCAGTCGGTGGTTACGGGACTGAAGAAACTCGGGGCCGACGCAGAGGCGACATCTGACGGAATGATCATCAAGGGGCCTGTCCGGCTGCGTGGCGCGCAAGTCGATTCGTTCGGTGATCACCGGCTCGGTATGACATGGGCTGTCGCTTCACTCATCGCGGATGGGGATGTGGACATTATCAATAAAGAATGCATTTCTGTTTCCTACCCGACGTTTTTTGAACATTTGCATACACTGCAGAACAGACTCTCCGAGTAG
- a CDS encoding prephenate dehydrogenase translates to MNRTVLIAGLGLIGGSLAKALKRHPDVRILGVDTDRLTAEKAFKMGVIDEAADSLEKAAPEADFIFFATPVNATLKLLKEAAGWNLKSGAVLSDTGSTKGKIMEAANAIAIPFIGGHPMAGSHKSGVEAAKEMLFENAYYILTPSEQADEQQLNRLQELLSVTKAKLLTVSAEEHDHMTALVSHFPHLVAASLVHQLDKETKFPLARQLAAGGFRDTTRIASSNPVMWRDITLHNSGMIANQLSLWMKEMEMLRQLLESGNPDAIQAYFADAKSARDELPAAGHGALYSVYDLYLDVPDHPGVISEVTGYLAEENISIVNLRILETREDLFGILVLSFQSPEDRSRAQESLKNRTSYDSYIS, encoded by the coding sequence ATGAACCGGACAGTGTTAATTGCCGGACTGGGACTGATCGGCGGTTCGCTCGCAAAAGCGCTGAAACGCCATCCGGATGTGCGTATTTTAGGTGTTGATACCGATCGGCTTACAGCAGAAAAAGCGTTCAAAATGGGTGTCATTGATGAAGCGGCCGATTCACTTGAAAAGGCGGCACCCGAAGCTGATTTCATTTTCTTCGCCACGCCGGTCAATGCGACGCTGAAACTGTTGAAAGAAGCCGCGGGATGGAATCTGAAAAGCGGTGCAGTACTCAGTGACACCGGAAGCACAAAAGGGAAGATCATGGAAGCTGCAAACGCAATTGCCATTCCGTTTATCGGCGGCCATCCCATGGCCGGGTCGCATAAAAGTGGCGTGGAAGCCGCAAAAGAAATGCTGTTTGAAAATGCTTACTATATCCTGACGCCTTCTGAGCAGGCGGATGAGCAACAGCTGAATCGGCTGCAGGAGCTGCTGTCTGTCACCAAGGCAAAACTGCTGACAGTATCTGCAGAAGAGCACGATCACATGACGGCTCTCGTCAGCCATTTTCCGCATCTTGTTGCGGCGTCGCTTGTTCATCAGCTGGATAAGGAAACGAAATTTCCGCTTGCCCGTCAGTTGGCGGCAGGCGGTTTCAGGGATACGACCCGGATCGCTTCATCGAATCCGGTGATGTGGCGGGATATCACGCTTCATAACAGCGGGATGATCGCAAATCAATTATCCCTGTGGATGAAGGAAATGGAGATGCTCCGGCAGCTGCTGGAGTCGGGGAATCCGGACGCCATCCAGGCTTATTTCGCTGATGCCAAATCAGCCCGGGATGAACTGCCGGCCGCCGGGCACGGTGCCTTGTATTCTGTATATGATCTGTATTTGGACGTACCCGATCATCCGGGTGTGATTTCAGAAGTCACAGGTTATCTTGCAGAAGAGAATATCAGCATCGTCAACCTCCGCATTCTGGAAACGCGGGAAGACCTGTTCGGGATTCTTGTTCTCAGTTTCCAGTCGCCGGAGGATCGGAGCCGGGCGCAGGAAAGCTTGAAAAACCGGACTTCCTACGATAGTTATATTTCTTAA
- the hisC gene encoding histidinol-phosphate transaminase has protein sequence MKWKPQLAGMKAYQPGRSVEEVKKQYGLEEIIKLASNENPFGCSARVADFLKDYALNPAVYPDGYASKLRSAVAAFTGTPETRLLFGSGSDEIIVMITRALLGPDTNTVMASPTFSQYRHNAIIEGAELREVPLTEGKHDLEKMQEAIDDRTAVVWICSPNNPTGVLLSTTEIRTFLKQVSQEVLVVLDEAYFEYITDGAYTDSVALLDEFPNLLILRTFSKAYGLAGFRIGYAIAQEAIIARLDPLRPPFNVTSISQGAAIAALSDQEFIEKCRKINSTGLAKYETFAKKHQLHYYPSQANFILLEVKKDADSVFEELMKRGFIIRSGNALGTPGYIRITVGTEEENDKLLAALEEVAI, from the coding sequence ATGAAGTGGAAACCGCAGCTGGCTGGGATGAAAGCTTACCAGCCCGGCCGTTCTGTTGAGGAAGTTAAAAAGCAATACGGATTGGAAGAAATCATAAAACTGGCATCCAATGAAAATCCATTCGGCTGTTCGGCAAGAGTTGCTGATTTTCTGAAAGACTATGCGCTGAATCCGGCCGTTTATCCGGACGGTTATGCGTCAAAACTTCGGAGTGCGGTTGCCGCATTCACCGGCACACCGGAAACCCGGTTGCTGTTTGGCAGCGGATCCGATGAAATCATCGTCATGATTACGCGTGCGTTGCTTGGCCCGGATACCAACACAGTAATGGCATCACCCACTTTTTCTCAATACCGCCATAACGCGATCATCGAGGGGGCGGAATTGCGTGAAGTTCCGCTGACAGAAGGCAAGCATGACTTAGAGAAGATGCAGGAAGCGATTGATGACCGGACCGCCGTTGTATGGATTTGTTCCCCGAATAATCCGACGGGTGTGCTCCTGTCGACTACAGAAATCCGAACATTCCTCAAACAGGTCTCCCAGGAAGTGCTCGTTGTGCTTGATGAAGCCTATTTTGAGTACATAACGGACGGCGCCTATACCGATTCTGTCGCTTTGCTGGATGAATTCCCGAATCTGTTGATTCTACGGACTTTTTCAAAAGCTTACGGCCTGGCCGGTTTCCGGATCGGGTATGCAATTGCACAGGAAGCGATCATTGCACGGCTGGACCCCCTGCGTCCGCCGTTTAACGTTACGAGCATCTCTCAGGGAGCGGCTATCGCGGCATTATCCGATCAGGAATTCATAGAGAAATGCCGAAAAATCAACAGCACAGGTCTCGCGAAATACGAAACGTTTGCAAAAAAGCACCAGCTTCATTATTATCCGTCGCAGGCAAATTTCATCTTGTTGGAAGTGAAAAAAGATGCTGACAGCGTATTTGAAGAATTGATGAAACGGGGCTTCATAATCCGGAGCGGAAATGCGCTTGGCACGCCCGGCTATATCCGAATCACGGTCGGCACGGAAGAGGAAAATGACAAACTGCTGGCTGCTTTGGAAGAAGTGGCTATATGA
- the aroH gene encoding chorismate mutase has protein sequence MIRGIRGAVTVEADRPEEVLAETRALVLEMVNRNNIDPEDVASVIISATHDIKSSFPAKAVRSIEGWTYVPVMCTHEMDVPGALPHCIRVMMHVNTEVQQQEVRHTFLKGAAALRPDLAQGK, from the coding sequence ATGATACGAGGCATTCGCGGAGCGGTCACAGTGGAAGCAGACCGCCCGGAAGAAGTATTGGCAGAAACCCGGGCACTTGTGCTTGAAATGGTAAATCGGAATAATATCGACCCGGAAGATGTCGCATCTGTCATCATCTCCGCAACACACGATATTAAATCATCCTTTCCGGCTAAAGCAGTCCGCTCGATCGAAGGCTGGACGTATGTGCCGGTGATGTGCACCCACGAAATGGATGTGCCCGGTGCACTGCCTCATTGCATCCGCGTCATGATGCATGTGAATACAGAGGTGCAGCAACAAGAGGTCCGGCATACGTTTTTAAAAGGGGCTGCTGCGCTCCGGCCGGATCTAGCACAAGGGAAATGA
- the aroB gene encoding 3-dehydroquinate synthase: MQTVEVNTAPDYRVHIGHGAYQQFKDEYRPLLNGADKIAVVADEQAWSHHGSLLLDALGGLDLRVLKIPAGEQAKNADTFMAIHSFLLENNCSRKSVLIAFGGGAAGDVAGFAASTFMRGIVYFQCPTTILAHDSAVGGKTAINHPSGKNMIGTFYQPAAVLYETRTLATLPEGEVRSGMAEVIKHAFISNPGWLEELLKIRQFSAMPDKELETHLAKGIAVKAAIVEEDEQEHGARKFLNFGHTLAHAIEGNAGYGQVTHGEAVALGMVFDLLIEEHPRTDEYVDWCRANGYPLNLLTALAFDNLLPYMKRDKKSSGGELVFIALPETGVPAVAVLTEEKARIIYGKLQNKIREVLA; this comes from the coding sequence ATGCAAACAGTCGAAGTAAATACAGCGCCTGATTACCGGGTACATATTGGGCACGGTGCATACCAGCAGTTCAAGGACGAATACAGACCACTGCTCAATGGCGCCGATAAAATCGCGGTCGTTGCTGATGAACAGGCATGGAGCCATCATGGCAGCCTGCTCCTCGATGCGTTAGGAGGACTCGATCTAAGAGTGCTTAAAATACCAGCGGGTGAACAAGCAAAGAACGCAGATACATTCATGGCGATTCATTCTTTCCTGTTGGAAAATAATTGTTCGCGCAAATCCGTGCTTATCGCCTTTGGAGGCGGAGCGGCAGGGGATGTAGCTGGGTTTGCAGCGTCAACGTTTATGCGCGGCATTGTGTACTTCCAATGCCCGACGACCATTCTGGCACATGACTCAGCGGTCGGGGGTAAAACCGCTATCAATCATCCATCCGGTAAAAACATGATCGGCACTTTTTATCAGCCGGCTGCTGTCTTATATGAGACCCGGACTCTTGCTACGCTACCGGAAGGGGAAGTCCGGTCCGGAATGGCCGAAGTCATCAAGCATGCATTCATTTCAAATCCCGGCTGGCTGGAAGAATTGCTGAAGATCCGGCAATTCAGCGCGATGCCGGACAAGGAATTGGAGACGCACCTGGCGAAGGGAATTGCAGTGAAGGCGGCGATTGTGGAAGAAGATGAACAAGAGCACGGGGCACGGAAGTTTTTGAACTTCGGGCATACACTCGCCCACGCCATCGAAGGCAACGCAGGATACGGCCAGGTGACCCACGGGGAAGCTGTAGCTCTCGGCATGGTGTTTGACCTGTTGATCGAGGAACATCCGCGGACGGATGAATATGTGGATTGGTGCCGGGCGAATGGCTATCCGCTCAATCTGCTGACGGCGCTCGCGTTTGATAATCTGCTCCCTTACATGAAACGGGACAAAAAATCCTCCGGCGGGGAGCTGGTGTTCATCGCGCTGCCTGAAACCGGCGTACCGGCTGTCGCCGTATTGACAGAAGAGAAGGCCCGGATCATTTATGGAAAGCTTCAGAATAAAATCAGGGAGGTGCTCGCATGA